The Candidatus Eisenbacteria bacterium DNA window GATCTACTTCAAGGACTGGGGCAAGGGCCCGGTCGTGACGTTCTCGCACGGCTGGCCGCTGAGCTCCGACGCTTGGGACGGCCAGATGCTCTTCCTCGCGCAGAAGGGCTTCCGCGTCGTCGCGCACGACCGTCGCGGCCATGGCCGATCGACCCAGGCGTGGTCGGGCAACGACATGGACGGCTATGCCGACGATCTCGCCGCCGTCATCGAGGCCCTCGATCTCGAGGACGCCACGCTCGTCGGCCACTCCACCGGTGGCGGCGAAGTGGCGCGCTACATCGGCCGCCACGGGACGAAGCGAGTCGCGAAGGCAGTCCTCGTCGCCGCCGTCCCGCCGATCATGCTCAAGACGGCGGCCAATCCGGACGGCCTGCCGATGGAGGTATTCGACAAGCTGCGCGACGGGATCACGAGAGACCGCTCACAGTTCTACAAGGACCTGGCGAGACCGTTCTATGGCGCCAACAGGCCGGGTGCCGAGGTCTCCCAGGGCACGCTCGATCAGTTCTGGCTCTGGAGCATGCAGGCCGGCCTCAAGAACGCCTACGAGAGCATCAAGGCATTCTCCGAGACGGATTTCACCCAGGACCTCGAGAAGTTCGATGTCCCGACCCTGGTCATGCACGG harbors:
- a CDS encoding alpha/beta hydrolase; protein product: MYFKDWGKGPVVTFSHGWPLSSDAWDGQMLFLAQKGFRVVAHDRRGHGRSTQAWSGNDMDGYADDLAAVIEALDLEDATLVGHSTGGGEVARYIGRHGTKRVAKAVLVAAVPPIMLKTAANPDGLPMEVFDKLRDGITRDRSQFYKDLARPFYGANRPGAEVSQGTLDQFWLWSMQAGLKNAYESIKAFSETDFTQDLEKFDVPTLVMHGEDDQIVPVKDSARKSAGLIKGAKEIYYPGAPHGLTATHQDQVNADLLAFLRS